From one Cryptomeria japonica unplaced genomic scaffold, Sugi_1.0 HiC_scaffold_1795, whole genome shotgun sequence genomic stretch:
- the LOC131027829 gene encoding aspartic proteinase nepenthesin-1-like, with product MERSKLLGFVVLICFTIPTISCSSDRLFSGWPKSSSDENVKIRVNMTRRSERELGFSERLGLAVDRSKKRMKKIEALIRGQLDAETPVEVGDGEFLMSVALGTPSVSFEAIVDTGSDLIWTQCKPCKDCFSQPTPIFDPSKSPTFSTIPCGDSLCDALGSTQTGCNPDCTFMYQYGDGSFTSGDLAYETLSIGSSKVKGIAFGCGHDNEGQGFSQGGGLVGLGRGGLSLISQLGSKAENMFSYCLLPITDSSSQTSPLFFGEGASLSGGAKTLPLIKSSIIPTFWYIPITGITLNGKALDIPPGTFDLQSDGSGGMIIDSGTTVTILDQAAYSPLKEAIQSAIDLTPVDGSSTGLDLCYHTSSAHLTLPTLVFNFKGGVDYELPADNFFIQASENLLCLAMLGEPSGNPSIFGNIQQQNFHILYNNAQNTLSFKPTKCDSL from the coding sequence atggagCGTTCAAAGCTGTTGGGTTTTGTGGTCTTGATATGCTTTACTATTCCAACGATATCATGTTCTTCGGACAGACTGTTTAGTGGTTGGCCGAAGTCTAGCAGcgatgaaaatgtaaaaataaggGTGAATATGACGCGCAGATCAGAGAGAGAGTTGGGTTTTTCTGAGAGATTGGGTTTGGCTGTGGATCGAAGTAAGAAGCGAATGAAGAAGATAGAGGCATTGATAAGAGGGCAATTAGACGCTGAAACGCCCGTTGAAGTAGGGGATGGAGAATTTCTGATGAGCGTTGCACTGGGAACGCCCTCTGTGAGCTTCGAAGCGATTGTGGACACGGGGAGCGATCTGATTTGGACTCAGTGCAAGCCTTGCAAGGACTGCTTCTCTCAGCCTACGCCAATCTTCGACCCCTCCAAGTCCCCCACATTTTCCACAATTCCCTGCGGTGATTCTCTTTGTGACGCCTTGGGGAGTACGCAAACCGGATGCAATCCAGATTGTACCTTTATGTATCAGTATGGCGATGGTTCCTTCACCAGCGGCGACCTGGCTTACGAGACATTGTCAATTGGGAGCAGCAAGGTTAAAGGCATTGcatttggatgcgggcatgacaacGAAGGACAAGGATTCTCTCAGGGTGGTGGCCTTGTGGGACTGGGAAGAGGTGGTCTCTCCCTTATCTCACAGCTGGGTTCCAAAGCAGAGAACATGTTCTCTTACTGTCTTTTGCCCATCACCGACTCTTCTTCACAAACCAGCCCCCTCTTTTTCGGCGAGGGTGCTTCCTTGAGCGGAGGAGCCAAGACTCTCCCACTCATCAAGAGCAGTATCATTCCCACTTTCTGGTACATTCCTATTACAGGAATcaccctcaatggtaaggcactagATATTCCTCCTGGAACTTTCGATCTGCAATCGGACGGCAGCGGAGGTATGATCATCGACTCCGGAACCACTGTTACCATCCTGGACCAGGCTGCCTACTCTCCTCTTAAGGAAGCAATTCAGTCCGCCATTGATCTCACTCCTGTAGACGGCTCTTCTACAGGTTTGGATCTTTGTTACCACACATCATCCGCTCACCTCACCTTGCCAACCCTCGTCTTCAACTTCAAAGGCGGCGTGGATTACGAGCTTCCGGCAGACAACTTTTTCATTCAGGCATCTGAAAATCTCTTGTGCCTGGCAATGTTGGGTGAACCATCGGGGAATCCTTCCATCTTCGGAAACATACAGCAGCAAAACTTCCATATCCTTTACAACAATGCTCAGAACACGCTCTCTTTCAAGCCCACTAAGTGTGATTCTCTTTaa